One region of Labrus bergylta chromosome 23, fLabBer1.1, whole genome shotgun sequence genomic DNA includes:
- the LOC109991703 gene encoding secretory phospholipase A2 receptor, which yields MNTTTVKTALMMLVLCSGFLHFTFASQRLRSFRIFENREIWSNSSTTCKRINASLVTLYDEEDARFTANFTKQAKDAKEWLYVWLGLHNRSFSQSNGGSASLKQRCGAIHNNNLECFDCRTNISLSSSIQSINDALAPLNKTWCQALKYCSQNHTDFNSSGAVDTSFWIALDTWEWQDNGCSSFRKWVETGDNTGECTRVDINDTVGIHKYGCDSTAKPFCASGTVRIKVIQNPLTWVEAYDYCKQNHSRLLWIRDEYDQWAVEQWLNYTAEEGDFWIGLRQSRVFGFWIWTSDTTVGFSKWKDPETPQQSMFDHCGAFNNKDWDWKDLDCSKELPFLCEENIEYIK from the exons ATGAACACCACAACTGTGAAGACGGCCCTCATGATGCTCGTGCTGTGTTCAG GATTTCTTCACTTTACATTTGCATCTCAACGTCTACGATCCTTTCGCATTTTTGAAAATAGAGAAATTTGGAGTAATTCATCCACCACATGTAAAAGGATAAATGCATCACTGGTTACTCTGTATGATGAAGAGGACGCCAGATTCACAGCAAATTTCACAAAACAAGCCAAAGACGCAAAGGAATGGCTCTACGTCTGGCTCGGTCTGCATAATCGAAGTTTCAGTCAGTCAAATGGAGGCTCTGCCAGTTTGAAGCAAAGATGTGGAGCCATTCATAACAACAACCTGGAATGTTTTGATTGCAGAACAAATATATCCTTGAGCTCGTCCATCCAGA GTATTAATGACGCtcttgctcctttaaataagaCCTGGTGTCAGGCTCTTAAATACTGCAGTCAAAACCACACTGACTTCAACAGCAGCGGGGCTGTTGACACCAGCTTTTGGATCGCACTCGATACATGGGAATGGCAGGACAACGGCTGCTCTTCATTCAGAAAATGGGTGGAGACTGGAGATAACACTGGAGAATGCACACGTGTGGACATTAATGACACTGTAGGAATACATAAATATGGTTGTGATAGTACAGCAAAGCCTTTCTGTGCCAGCG GTACTGTGAGGATCAAAGTCATTCAAAATCCTTTAACTTGGGTGGAGGCATATGATTACTGTAAGCAAAATCACTCCCGCCTGCTGTGGATCAGAGATGAATACGACCAGTGGGCTGTTGAACAATGGCTTAATTACACCGCTGAAGAGGGTGACTTCTGGATTGGTCTGCGACAAAGTCGGGTCTTTGGATTCTGGATTTGGACCAGTGATACGACAGTGGGGTTCTCCAAATGGAAGGATCCCGAAACACCTCAGCAGTCCATGTTTGACCACTGTGGGGCCTTTAACAACAAGGACTGGGACTGGAAGGATTTAGACTGTTCAAAAGAGCTTCCTTTTCTTTGTGAGGAGAACATTGAATACATCAAGTAA